The Novipirellula galeiformis genome contains a region encoding:
- a CDS encoding response regulator, with product MIRSIKIAIADDEEDIRQYFRRLLPKLGYELVGEAENGRELVELCQTVKPDLVITDVMMPEMSGIEAATEISKTQSVPIIILSSHEKPNRDTNTSIVDYLQKPVSIPDLQAAISRACPAAL from the coding sequence GTGATACGCTCGATAAAAATTGCCATCGCCGACGACGAAGAAGACATCCGTCAGTATTTTCGACGACTCCTTCCAAAACTCGGCTACGAACTAGTCGGCGAAGCTGAGAACGGGCGCGAGCTGGTCGAACTTTGTCAAACGGTAAAACCGGACCTCGTCATTACCGACGTCATGATGCCGGAGATGTCTGGAATCGAAGCAGCTACCGAAATCAGCAAAACACAGTCGGTACCGATCATCATCCTCTCGTCGCACGAAAAGCCAAACCGTGACACGAACACCTCCATCGTCGACTACCTACAAAAGCCAGTAAGCATCCCCGACCTACAAGCCGCCATCAGCCGAGCTTGCCCCGCGGCATTATGA
- a CDS encoding P-II family nitrogen regulator — protein sequence MKQIITTVRPHLAEQVLASLRRAPLEALSVMEVKGYGRQKSYLNEYKETEYSHAFVPKVEITLWVDDSRCEEILQKIVSVTRTGRIGDGKILVLPVSEYL from the coding sequence ATGAAACAAATCATCACCACCGTACGCCCTCATTTGGCGGAACAGGTACTCGCCAGTCTGCGACGCGCTCCGTTGGAAGCGCTCAGCGTGATGGAGGTGAAGGGCTACGGACGTCAAAAAAGCTACCTCAACGAGTACAAAGAGACCGAGTACTCCCACGCCTTTGTTCCCAAAGTGGAAATCACGCTGTGGGTCGACGATTCACGCTGTGAAGAAATTTTGCAAAAAATTGTCTCGGTCACTCGCACGGGACGTATCGGCGATGGAAAAATCTTGGTGTTGCCCGTTTCGGAGTACCTGTAA
- a CDS encoding NfeD family protein: MKAATAACGQATSTNAMVCRSVMAFLFALTVAVATSPETFAATASPATAEPAAQGGAPQDGGDGADADPGKVGYTIEMPEPLTAADTTRILAQLQRLAESSTDGARVTVVMRYAASEEGEDVASRGNTSFEDALRLARAMTGPELRRVRVVAWVQGTVQGHSVLPILASDLLLVSAGGVIADASQNETSADETIEVSYRSIAARRGVFPAEVVQALVDPGAELARVSKVDGSEVFAVGETLATLRSSGQVTSESIWSTSESPLRIDAKELRAARIASGIVNSNDQASELLDLAALNPLDAQLTLGEPVGVLMELIGSINSGRSRRWQSNLTATLESGEINTWVISIDSSGGSLSQSATLAGWFAQPQPPLQTVAGYIQGEARGDAALIAIACRPLLMNPNGKLGGPGGEAIDASMVIRNDELIEQIARSTKRPAALIRGLLDPELEVYRYTNRKTGRIRYATESDLLRGAGDVDSERERWQRGERIELAAGLTTAQAIALGLADGESPSLTDVSRRVGLSEIPPPLTDRKMVRFVEKLGRSHALAFLLLFIGFAALSTEANAPGLGIPGFVAVICFAMYFWIKFLAGTAEWLELLAFSLGLICIAIEVFVVPGFGVFGIGGIGLTVLGIVLMSQTFIVPRNVYQLEVLTQSIWTALFAGFGLIGGFIAFRMLMPHVPLLGGLTMEPPDSAAVNEAEKLADFSHLQGQTGVATTPLRPAGKARFGDQIVQVVSDGTTISSGEPVRVCEVRGTRVVVEAFES, translated from the coding sequence ATGAAAGCCGCGACTGCAGCATGCGGGCAGGCGACTTCAACGAACGCGATGGTTTGCCGTAGCGTGATGGCGTTTTTGTTCGCTTTGACCGTCGCGGTCGCGACCTCGCCCGAGACCTTTGCGGCGACGGCGTCCCCCGCCACTGCGGAACCCGCCGCCCAGGGCGGCGCCCCCCAAGACGGCGGCGATGGAGCCGATGCCGACCCCGGCAAGGTTGGCTACACGATCGAAATGCCCGAACCGTTGACGGCTGCGGATACCACCCGCATTCTGGCTCAACTCCAACGGCTGGCTGAATCGTCCACGGACGGTGCACGCGTCACCGTGGTGATGCGTTACGCGGCGTCCGAAGAGGGCGAGGATGTTGCCTCGCGTGGTAACACCTCGTTCGAAGACGCGTTGCGATTGGCGCGCGCGATGACGGGCCCCGAACTGCGTCGCGTCCGCGTCGTGGCTTGGGTACAAGGGACGGTGCAAGGGCATTCGGTGTTGCCCATTTTGGCTTCGGATTTATTGCTTGTTTCCGCGGGCGGAGTGATCGCCGACGCCTCTCAGAACGAAACGAGTGCGGACGAAACGATCGAGGTCAGCTACCGATCGATTGCGGCCCGGCGAGGCGTGTTTCCAGCCGAGGTGGTTCAGGCGTTGGTCGATCCCGGCGCTGAATTAGCCCGAGTTTCGAAGGTCGATGGCAGCGAGGTGTTCGCGGTCGGTGAAACATTGGCAACGCTGCGTTCGAGCGGCCAAGTCACGAGCGAATCGATTTGGTCGACTTCGGAGAGTCCCCTGCGGATCGATGCCAAAGAGTTACGCGCCGCACGCATCGCGTCGGGAATCGTCAATAGCAACGACCAGGCCAGCGAGCTGCTTGATCTGGCCGCGCTCAATCCACTCGACGCCCAACTAACGCTAGGGGAACCGGTCGGTGTCTTGATGGAGTTGATCGGCTCGATCAACTCCGGCCGATCGCGTCGTTGGCAAAGCAATTTAACCGCGACGCTTGAGTCGGGCGAGATCAACACATGGGTGATCTCGATTGATTCCTCGGGGGGAAGTTTAAGCCAAAGTGCGACGTTAGCAGGTTGGTTCGCGCAACCCCAACCTCCGCTGCAGACCGTTGCGGGATATATCCAAGGCGAAGCCCGCGGTGACGCGGCGTTGATCGCGATCGCGTGTCGTCCGTTGTTGATGAATCCCAATGGAAAACTGGGCGGTCCGGGTGGCGAAGCGATCGATGCCTCGATGGTGATTCGCAACGACGAGTTGATTGAGCAAATTGCCCGGTCGACAAAACGGCCCGCCGCCTTGATCCGCGGCTTGTTGGACCCTGAGCTTGAAGTCTATCGCTACACCAACCGCAAAACGGGACGGATTCGCTATGCGACGGAGTCCGACTTATTGCGTGGGGCCGGCGACGTGGATTCCGAACGCGAGCGATGGCAGCGTGGGGAACGCATTGAATTGGCTGCGGGTTTGACCACGGCTCAAGCGATTGCGTTGGGGTTAGCCGATGGCGAGTCTCCTTCATTGACCGATGTTTCGCGTCGAGTCGGGCTGAGCGAAATCCCGCCGCCGTTGACGGACCGAAAAATGGTGCGATTTGTAGAGAAGCTCGGCCGCAGCCATGCGTTGGCGTTCTTGCTGTTGTTCATCGGATTTGCGGCGTTGTCGACCGAAGCCAATGCGCCCGGTTTAGGCATCCCCGGCTTCGTCGCGGTGATTTGTTTCGCGATGTATTTTTGGATTAAGTTTTTAGCGGGCACGGCGGAGTGGTTGGAATTATTAGCCTTTTCGTTGGGGTTGATCTGTATTGCCATCGAAGTCTTTGTGGTGCCCGGTTTTGGGGTGTTTGGCATTGGCGGTATCGGGCTCACCGTGCTCGGCATCGTGCTGATGAGCCAAACCTTCATCGTGCCTCGAAACGTCTATCAATTGGAGGTTTTGACGCAAAGTATTTGGACGGCATTGTTTGCGGGGTTCGGATTGATTGGAGGCTTCATTGCCTTTCGGATGTTGATGCCGCATGTTCCCTTGCTGGGTGGATTGACGATGGAACCGCCCGATTCGGCCGCCGTGAACGAAGCGGAAAAGCTCGCCGATTTCTCGCATTTGCAAGGCCAGACGGGCGTCGCGACCACGCCCCTACGACCGGCTGGGAAAGCGCGTTTTGGAGACCAAATCGTGCAAGTGGTCAGTGATGGGACGACGATTTCCAGCGGGGAACCGGTGCGCGTCTGCGAGGTCCGCGGGACACGGGTTGTGGTTGAGGCATTTGAAAGTTGA
- a CDS encoding NfeD family protein, producing the protein MPLYYAYALLFVFYVLLVLEFLIPSGGLVGIAAVVTVISALAVAFAHSTTAGMTLLMIVALSTPLIFLAVIRIWPHTPIGRRILNRRPGQLHSPGPQRTLANGKPLDDIVGAVGVAMTNLLPSGMVKIGGLRLDAVSLGMAIDAGESVIVTKVEAGKIYVRPISEAERLATLAAASGASGPSPPPISPPSLENSPDSFDFDTLDLENPN; encoded by the coding sequence ATGCCGCTTTATTACGCCTACGCCTTGCTGTTCGTGTTCTACGTCCTGCTAGTGCTGGAATTTTTGATTCCGAGCGGCGGGTTGGTTGGCATTGCTGCGGTGGTGACCGTCATCTCCGCGCTGGCGGTAGCGTTTGCGCATAGCACGACCGCCGGAATGACGTTGTTGATGATCGTCGCACTCTCCACTCCCTTGATCTTTCTCGCCGTGATTCGCATTTGGCCTCACACTCCGATTGGACGACGCATTTTGAATCGGCGGCCGGGTCAATTGCACTCACCGGGGCCGCAGCGAACGCTGGCCAACGGCAAGCCGCTCGACGACATTGTCGGAGCGGTCGGCGTCGCCATGACCAATCTCTTGCCGAGCGGGATGGTGAAGATTGGCGGATTGCGGCTGGATGCGGTCAGTTTGGGGATGGCGATCGATGCGGGCGAATCGGTGATCGTGACGAAGGTGGAAGCGGGCAAGATCTATGTGCGTCCGATCAGCGAAGCCGAGCGTTTGGCGACACTCGCCGCGGCCAGCGGAGCGAGCGGTCCGTCGCCGCCCCCCATCTCGCCACCCTCGCTGGAAAATTCGCCCGATTCCTTCGATTTCGATACGCTCGATTTAGAAAACCCCAATTAG
- the floA gene encoding flotillin-like protein FloA (flotillin-like protein involved in membrane lipid rafts): MLEPALLAQELPNATVPILIGALVLFAGMMVLLFVFASYFGLWIQSQLTGANISIFNLLGMTFRKVNARSIVRSKIMATQAGLEDPEITGEALEAHYLAGGNVQQVIRALIAAKKAKTISLTFREATAIDLAGRDVLESVQTSVYPKVIDCPPRGSVKPSLDAVAKDGIQLKVKARVTVRANLQQLIGGATEETIIARVGEGIVSAIGSATNHKAVLENPDVISKAVLAKRLDSQTAFEIVSIDIADIDVGANIGARLQADQAEADTQVARARAEGKRAAAVAEEQEMQAKIEESRASLVLAQASVPEAMAEAFRSGNLHILDYYKLQNVSADTEMRKTIAGTGRHVVETNYGKD, encoded by the coding sequence ATGTTAGAACCTGCCCTTCTTGCTCAAGAGTTGCCCAACGCAACCGTGCCGATTTTGATCGGGGCCCTCGTCTTATTCGCTGGGATGATGGTGCTGTTGTTTGTGTTTGCCAGCTACTTTGGTTTGTGGATTCAATCGCAGTTGACCGGGGCGAACATCTCGATTTTCAACTTGCTGGGGATGACGTTCCGAAAAGTGAACGCGCGCAGCATCGTTCGCAGTAAAATCATGGCGACTCAGGCTGGACTAGAGGATCCTGAGATCACGGGCGAAGCACTCGAAGCCCATTACTTGGCGGGCGGAAATGTCCAACAAGTCATTCGCGCATTGATCGCGGCCAAAAAAGCCAAAACAATCTCGCTGACCTTCCGCGAAGCAACGGCGATCGATTTGGCAGGACGCGATGTGTTGGAATCGGTGCAAACGAGCGTCTACCCCAAGGTCATCGATTGCCCACCGCGTGGATCGGTCAAACCTTCGCTCGATGCGGTTGCCAAGGACGGCATCCAATTGAAGGTAAAGGCGCGCGTGACCGTGCGTGCCAACTTACAACAATTGATCGGTGGAGCGACCGAAGAAACGATTATCGCGCGTGTTGGTGAAGGGATCGTCAGTGCGATCGGTAGTGCCACGAACCACAAAGCGGTCCTCGAAAATCCCGATGTGATCAGCAAAGCGGTGCTCGCCAAACGATTGGATTCCCAAACGGCATTTGAAATCGTTTCCATTGACATCGCCGACATTGATGTCGGAGCCAACATTGGTGCTCGACTGCAAGCCGATCAAGCCGAAGCGGACACTCAAGTCGCTCGCGCCCGTGCCGAAGGGAAACGGGCCGCGGCGGTCGCCGAAGAACAAGAGATGCAGGCTAAGATTGAAGAGAGCCGCGCGTCGTTGGTCTTGGCTCAAGCCTCGGTTCCCGAAGCGATGGCCGAAGCGTTTCGCAGTGGCAACTTGCACATTTTGGATTACTACAAACTGCAAAACGTCAGTGCGGACACTGAAATGCGAAAGACGATTGCGGGAACAGGACGTCACGTGGTCGAAACCAATTACGGTAAAGACTAA
- a CDS encoding YihY/virulence factor BrkB family protein, translating to MGYLKQTLSEFSRNRCSTLAAALAYYTAFALPPLIYLLLVILTFGLSLAYDSEHAQAKAEKVLTSQAAEMIGNQSISDEIAAILENDRAATGKWWKTLLSFGGIVLGATGVVGALQDAMNQVWEVKPDPEKSGMKAVLRKRILSFAMILGLGFLLIVSLLVSSILTALGERLTEMIGVNVGLVSGVSYVVQALIAMTVFASIFKFMPDAKVQWRDVFVGASVTTVLFLVGRYALQWYFSYASPGAQLSAATASIAVLLVWVYYTAMIVLLGAEATQVYAVRYGAGVQPDSNAVRVIETIQR from the coding sequence ATGGGATATTTGAAACAGACGCTCTCGGAATTTTCGCGGAACCGCTGCAGTACGCTCGCCGCCGCCTTGGCCTACTACACCGCCTTTGCTCTGCCTCCGCTGATTTATCTACTGTTGGTCATCCTGACCTTTGGATTGTCGTTGGCGTACGACAGTGAGCATGCCCAAGCGAAGGCCGAGAAGGTATTGACGAGCCAAGCCGCTGAGATGATTGGGAATCAATCGATCAGCGACGAGATCGCGGCGATACTCGAAAACGACCGCGCTGCGACAGGCAAGTGGTGGAAGACGCTGCTCAGTTTTGGCGGCATCGTGCTGGGGGCGACCGGGGTCGTGGGTGCCCTGCAAGATGCGATGAACCAAGTTTGGGAGGTCAAACCCGATCCCGAAAAATCAGGGATGAAGGCGGTGCTAAGAAAGCGAATCTTGTCGTTTGCGATGATCTTGGGACTGGGCTTCTTGCTGATCGTTTCGCTATTGGTCTCCTCGATTTTGACCGCACTCGGCGAGCGATTGACCGAGATGATCGGGGTAAACGTGGGTTTGGTCAGTGGAGTCAGCTATGTCGTCCAGGCGTTAATTGCGATGACCGTCTTTGCCTCGATTTTCAAGTTCATGCCGGACGCCAAAGTGCAGTGGCGTGACGTCTTCGTGGGCGCCTCGGTCACCACCGTGTTATTCCTGGTCGGACGATATGCGTTGCAGTGGTATTTTTCGTATGCGAGTCCCGGAGCACAATTGAGTGCGGCAACCGCTTCGATCGCGGTGTTGTTGGTGTGGGTTTACTACACGGCCATGATCGTGTTGCTTGGCGCCGAAGCGACTCAGGTTTACGCGGTTCGCTACGGCGCCGGGGTCCAGCCCGACTCTAACGCGGTTCGCGTCATCGAGACGATCCAGCGCTGA
- a CDS encoding GlsB/YeaQ/YmgE family stress response membrane protein: MLISILGWMLAGLVIGAIARLLIPGRQELGLFRTMVLGIVGSFVGGFVGYLFSGGSPLQSAGWIGSIIGAVAVLAFALRRDRIST, from the coding sequence ATGCTAATCTCAATTCTCGGTTGGATGCTCGCTGGATTGGTGATCGGAGCGATCGCTCGCTTGCTCATCCCTGGACGCCAAGAGCTGGGCCTGTTTCGCACGATGGTGCTTGGGATCGTCGGTTCGTTTGTGGGCGGGTTTGTCGGTTACTTATTTTCCGGCGGATCTCCGCTGCAATCCGCCGGCTGGATCGGCTCCATTATCGGTGCCGTCGCCGTGCTGGCGTTCGCCCTGCGTCGGGATCGAATTTCGACTTAG
- a CDS encoding cupin domain-containing protein, with protein sequence MDIPQIHSTSDADIGSMGQTYLVTGKQVALRHWREAPGEFSESHCRDYETVGYLLSGVIELELDGGRATLHSGDSWLVPCGAPHRYRVVESVVAIEATSPPARFGGRDAC encoded by the coding sequence ATGGATATCCCCCAAATTCACTCCACTTCGGACGCCGACATCGGATCGATGGGGCAAACCTATTTGGTGACAGGGAAACAAGTCGCCTTGCGTCATTGGCGTGAAGCCCCTGGCGAGTTCTCCGAGTCGCATTGTCGCGATTATGAAACGGTGGGCTACTTGTTAAGCGGCGTGATCGAATTGGAGCTCGATGGAGGAAGGGCCACGCTTCACTCTGGCGATTCTTGGCTCGTTCCCTGTGGCGCGCCTCATCGCTATCGCGTCGTGGAATCGGTCGTTGCCATCGAAGCGACCAGCCCACCGGCACGATTCGGTGGACGTGACGCATGTTAA
- a CDS encoding neutral/alkaline non-lysosomal ceramidase N-terminal domain-containing protein: protein MFRFCLVTMVTLSSIPLLNSTALADLQVGAAIVNISPNEFPVIVNGNMTASSGQKIKTPVNARAIVISDGTESIAMVVVDSCMIPTMLLDDAKHRAAKRSKLKPDHIMISATHTHTAPSSMGLLGSDVDLAYVPLLREGIVEAIVAAESNLQPARVGWGTAQAPEFTALRRWIRRPDRVDTDPFGNPTIRANMHAGRNPDDVTGESGPEDPQLSLIAFESHAGVPIAVLSNFSMHYFGDSPISADYFGLFANGLQDYIKTKHPDAKNVVAAMSHGCSGDIWRRDYTQTDHSAYSTIESYTEGLLKIATETFDTIEFENADSIAMAESRLHLPYRVPDQQRLEWGQRIVESMEGRMPKTITEVYAREQVLLHELQSTDVVVQAIRIGEIAIATTPNETYALSGLKLKRQSPLEKTMVIELANGADGYIPPPEQHPLGGYNTFAARSAGLEAQAEPKIIAAGMRLLEEVSGKARRPHMQPQGPACTAMLEAAPLGYWRLDEMEAPVARDISGHQRDGIYEPGVVFFLAGPHSSAFTNDMDPNRSAHFAGGRMRSRISGLKDGYSVSMWFWNGMPVEARETAGWLFSRDHAHSITSAGEHLGVAGVGDHQGRLMFQQGTGNEPVFGTTPIERWTWNHLVLVREGSKVRVYLNGNEEAELQSDSLANLAGGVDSIFFGGRSDNDSNWEGRLDEIAIFDRALTADEMKPIAAK from the coding sequence ATGTTTCGATTCTGTCTCGTGACGATGGTCACGCTTTCCTCAATTCCTTTATTGAACTCAACCGCACTGGCCGACCTGCAAGTCGGAGCGGCGATTGTGAATATTTCTCCGAACGAGTTCCCCGTGATCGTCAACGGGAACATGACCGCTAGTTCCGGTCAGAAAATCAAAACGCCCGTCAACGCTCGTGCCATCGTGATCAGCGACGGTACCGAATCGATCGCGATGGTCGTCGTCGATAGTTGCATGATCCCCACGATGCTGTTAGATGACGCCAAACATCGCGCCGCCAAACGCAGCAAGCTCAAGCCAGATCACATCATGATTTCGGCGACGCACACGCACACCGCGCCTTCATCGATGGGGCTGCTCGGCAGCGATGTCGATCTGGCCTACGTTCCGCTGTTGCGCGAGGGGATTGTCGAAGCGATCGTCGCGGCGGAAAGCAATCTACAACCCGCCCGTGTCGGCTGGGGGACCGCCCAAGCGCCTGAGTTCACTGCGCTGCGACGTTGGATTCGTCGCCCCGATCGCGTGGATACCGACCCGTTTGGTAATCCCACCATCCGTGCCAATATGCACGCCGGACGGAACCCCGACGATGTCACCGGTGAATCGGGCCCCGAAGATCCTCAACTCTCGCTGATTGCCTTCGAATCCCACGCGGGCGTGCCGATCGCCGTGTTGTCGAATTTTTCGATGCACTACTTTGGCGATTCACCGATCAGCGCGGATTACTTTGGCTTGTTTGCCAACGGCTTGCAGGACTACATCAAAACTAAACATCCCGATGCAAAGAACGTCGTCGCTGCGATGTCACATGGTTGCAGCGGTGATATCTGGCGACGCGATTACACGCAAACCGATCACAGTGCCTACTCGACGATTGAGTCGTACACCGAGGGCTTGTTGAAGATTGCGACCGAGACGTTCGACACCATCGAATTCGAAAATGCCGATTCGATTGCCATGGCTGAGTCTCGGTTGCATTTGCCCTACCGCGTCCCCGATCAACAACGGCTCGAATGGGGCCAGCGGATCGTCGAATCGATGGAGGGACGCATGCCCAAGACAATCACCGAGGTCTACGCACGTGAACAGGTGCTGTTGCATGAACTGCAATCCACCGATGTCGTGGTCCAAGCCATCCGGATTGGTGAGATCGCAATCGCCACGACTCCGAATGAAACCTATGCCCTCTCCGGATTGAAGCTGAAACGTCAAAGTCCGCTCGAGAAAACGATGGTGATCGAATTGGCCAATGGAGCGGACGGCTATATCCCGCCGCCCGAACAACATCCGTTGGGTGGCTATAACACCTTTGCGGCTCGTTCGGCGGGTCTCGAAGCGCAAGCCGAGCCGAAGATTATCGCAGCCGGAATGCGATTGCTCGAAGAAGTGAGCGGCAAAGCACGACGCCCTCACATGCAACCTCAAGGACCGGCATGCACCGCGATGTTGGAAGCCGCGCCGTTGGGCTATTGGCGCCTCGATGAAATGGAAGCCCCGGTCGCGCGGGACATCAGCGGACACCAACGCGATGGTATCTACGAACCCGGCGTTGTCTTTTTCTTGGCCGGACCCCACTCGTCTGCGTTTACCAATGACATGGACCCCAATCGCAGCGCTCATTTCGCTGGCGGCCGGATGCGATCGCGAATCAGCGGCTTGAAGGATGGCTACAGCGTCTCGATGTGGTTCTGGAACGGGATGCCCGTCGAGGCGCGTGAGACCGCTGGTTGGCTGTTCTCACGCGACCACGCCCACAGCATCACCTCGGCCGGTGAGCATCTTGGCGTCGCAGGCGTGGGAGACCATCAAGGACGTTTGATGTTTCAACAGGGAACCGGCAACGAGCCCGTCTTCGGCACGACTCCGATCGAACGTTGGACCTGGAACCACCTTGTGCTCGTTCGCGAAGGTTCGAAAGTGCGAGTCTATTTGAATGGCAACGAAGAAGCGGAATTGCAAAGCGATTCGCTCGCCAATCTCGCTGGCGGCGTCGACTCGATCTTCTTCGGTGGACGCAGTGATAACGACTCGAATTGGGAAGGACGTCTCGATGAAATCGCGATTTTCGATCGAGCCCTTACTGCCGACGAGATGAAACCGATCGCGGCGAAATAA